A stretch of the Balearica regulorum gibbericeps isolate bBalReg1 chromosome 23, bBalReg1.pri, whole genome shotgun sequence genome encodes the following:
- the TMEM218 gene encoding transmembrane protein 218, whose translation MAGTVLGVGPGVLVLQLLWGLALLLCLALSRASGRARLAVVLVTLGAAILSAALLLFPREDERPATAAAAAEIVDTFFIGRFVLLAMMSLVVLGCLFLLLIYHLMEPVHAKPLHSS comes from the exons ATGGCGGGCACGGTGCTCGGTGTGGGGCCCggggtgctggtgctgcagctgctctggggtCTGgcgctgctgctctgcctggcgCTCTCCCGCGCCTCCGGCCGGGCCCG GCTGGCCGTGGTGCTGGTGACGCTGGGAGCCGCCATCCTCAGCGCCGcgctgctgctcttcccccgGGAGGACGAGCGCCCGGCcacagccgccgccgccgccgag ATCGTGGATACCTTCTTTATCGGCCGCTTCGTCCTTCTGGCCATGATGAGCTTGGTTGTGCTTGGGTGCCTGTTCTTGCTACTGATTTACCACCTCATGGAGCCGGTGCACGCCAAACCGCTCCACAGCAGCTAG
- the SLC37A2 gene encoding glucose-6-phosphate exchanger SLC37A2 isoform X1, with translation MRAALAPGVRLLRALPRDSRYRGLTLVLTFLCYTSYHLSRKPISIVKSQLHPNCSALGPNPHNDSNSSTWCSWAPFDGGNYKELFGALDNAFLVAYAIGMFISGIFGERLPLRYYLSGGMVLSGLFTALFGLGYFWDIHVLWYFIVVQVCNGLVQTTGWPSVVACVGNWFGKGKRGLIMGIWNSHTSVGNILGSLIAGVWVSSAWGLSFVVPGIIIAATGIICFFFLVEYPEDVGCSPPLHHMASDEEDAGGVTSNEKDPEAVTSNEGPLSISGQSGADRSDSPKGPAEDPEAISFLGALRIPGVVEFSLCLLFAKLVSYTFLYWLPLYIVNVAHFGAKEAGDLSTLFDVGGILGGIFAGLISDYTGGRATTCCVMLVIAAPMLFLYNHVGQNGIGTSIAMLIVCGALVNGPYALITTAVSADLGTHESLKGNAKALSTVTAIIDGTGSIGAALGPLLAGLISPTGWNNVFYMLIAADVLACLLLARVVVKEVRGWCGCMARKRGSSVQLTESVLDGK, from the exons aTGAGGGCAGCGCTGGCCCCCGGCGTCCGCCTGCTCCGCGCCCTGCCCCGGGACAGCCG GTATCGGGGGCTGACGCTGGTGCTGACCTTCCTCTGCTACACCAGCTACCACCTCTCCCGAAAACCCATCAGCATCGTCAAG AGCCAGCTGCACCCCAACTGCTCAGCCTTGGGCCCGAATCCCCACAATGACTCCAACAGCAGCACGTGGTGCAGCTGGGCGCCCTTTG ATGGCGGCAACTACAAGGAGCTTTTTGGGGCACTGGATAATGCCTTCCTGGTGGCTTACGCCATCGGGATGTTTATCAG TGGCATTTTCGGGGAGCGCCTTCCCCTGCGCTACTACCTGTCAGGGGGGATGGTGCTGAGTGGGCTCTTCACCGCGCTCTTTGGCCTCGGCTACTTCTGGGACATCCATGTCCTCTGGTACTTCATCGTTGTGCAG GTCTGCAACGGGCTGGTGCAGACGACAGGCTGGCCTTCGGTCGTGGCGTGCGTCGGCAACTGGTTCGGGAAGGGAAA GAGAGGCTTAATCATGGGCATCTGGAACTCACACACCTCCGTCGGCAACATCTTAGGGTCGCTCATCGCCGGCGTCTGGGTTTCCTCCGCCTGGGGCCTGTCCTTCGTCGTGCCCGGCATCATCATCGCTGCCACGGGCATCATCTGCTTCTTCTTCCTTGTGGAAT ATCCCGAGGACGTCGGGTGCAGTCCGCCCCTGCATCAC ATGGCCTCTGATGAGGAGGACGCTGGAGGGGTGACCTCCAATGAGAAGGATCCTGAAGCTGTCACCTCCAACGAGGGGCCGCTGAGCATCTCAGGCCAGAGTGGCGCGGATCGCTCTGACAGCCCCAAGGGACCGGCTGAGGACCCCGAAGCTATCAGCTTCCTCGGGGCGCTCCGGATACCC ggGGTGGTGGAGTTCTCCCTTTGCCTGCTCTTTGCCAAGCTGGTGAGCTACACCTTCCTCTACTGGCTGCCCCTTTACATCGTGAATGTGG CTCATTTTGGTGCCAAAGAAGCTGGGGACCTGTCAACCCTCTTTGACGTCGGGGGCATTTTAG GCGGGATCTTTGCCGGCCTCATCTCTGACTACACCGGTGGCAGGGCCACCACGTGCTGCGTGATGCTGGTCATCGCTGCTCCCATG TTGTTCCTGTATAACCACGTTGGCCAGAATGGCATCGGCACATCGATAG CGATGCTGATTGTCTGCGGTGCTCTGGTTAACGGGCCCTACGCTCTCATCACGACAGCGGTTTCGGCAGATTTG GGAACCCACGAGTCTCTCAAAGGAAACGCCAAAGCCCTTTCTACCGTCACAGCCATCATCGACGGCACAGGATCCATAG GTGCCGCGCTAGGGCCACTGCTTGCAGGGCTCATCTCCCCCACGGGCTGGAATAACGTCTTCTACATGTTGATAGCAGCCGACGTCTTGGCTTGCCTG CTCCTCGCTCGCGTGGTGGTCAAAGAGGTCCGCGGGTGGTGTGGCTGTATGGCGAGGAAGAGAGG CTCTAGCGTGCAGCTAACAGAGTCAGTGCTGGACGGGAAGTAG
- the SLC37A2 gene encoding glucose-6-phosphate exchanger SLC37A2 isoform X2, producing MRAALAPGVRLLRALPRDSRYRGLTLVLTFLCYTSYHLSRKPISIVKSQLHPNCSALGPNPHNDSNSSTWCSWAPFDGGNYKELFGALDNAFLVAYAIGMFISGIFGERLPLRYYLSGGMVLSGLFTALFGLGYFWDIHVLWYFIVVQVCNGLVQTTGWPSVVACVGNWFGKGKRGLIMGIWNSHTSVGNILGSLIAGVWVSSAWGLSFVVPGIIIAATGIICFFFLVEYPEDVGCSPPLHHMASDEEDAGGVTSNEKDPEAVTSNEGPLSISGQSGADRSDSPKGPAEDPEAISFLGALRIPGVVEFSLCLLFAKLVSYTFLYWLPLYIVNVAHFGAKEAGDLSTLFDVGGILGGIFAGLISDYTGGRATTCCVMLVIAAPMLFLYNHVGQNGIGTSIAMLIVCGALVNGPYALITTAVSADLGTHESLKGNAKALSTVTAIIDGTGSIGAALGPLLAGLISPTGWNNVFYMLIAADVLACLLLARVVVKEVRGWCGCMARKRGFKEF from the exons aTGAGGGCAGCGCTGGCCCCCGGCGTCCGCCTGCTCCGCGCCCTGCCCCGGGACAGCCG GTATCGGGGGCTGACGCTGGTGCTGACCTTCCTCTGCTACACCAGCTACCACCTCTCCCGAAAACCCATCAGCATCGTCAAG AGCCAGCTGCACCCCAACTGCTCAGCCTTGGGCCCGAATCCCCACAATGACTCCAACAGCAGCACGTGGTGCAGCTGGGCGCCCTTTG ATGGCGGCAACTACAAGGAGCTTTTTGGGGCACTGGATAATGCCTTCCTGGTGGCTTACGCCATCGGGATGTTTATCAG TGGCATTTTCGGGGAGCGCCTTCCCCTGCGCTACTACCTGTCAGGGGGGATGGTGCTGAGTGGGCTCTTCACCGCGCTCTTTGGCCTCGGCTACTTCTGGGACATCCATGTCCTCTGGTACTTCATCGTTGTGCAG GTCTGCAACGGGCTGGTGCAGACGACAGGCTGGCCTTCGGTCGTGGCGTGCGTCGGCAACTGGTTCGGGAAGGGAAA GAGAGGCTTAATCATGGGCATCTGGAACTCACACACCTCCGTCGGCAACATCTTAGGGTCGCTCATCGCCGGCGTCTGGGTTTCCTCCGCCTGGGGCCTGTCCTTCGTCGTGCCCGGCATCATCATCGCTGCCACGGGCATCATCTGCTTCTTCTTCCTTGTGGAAT ATCCCGAGGACGTCGGGTGCAGTCCGCCCCTGCATCAC ATGGCCTCTGATGAGGAGGACGCTGGAGGGGTGACCTCCAATGAGAAGGATCCTGAAGCTGTCACCTCCAACGAGGGGCCGCTGAGCATCTCAGGCCAGAGTGGCGCGGATCGCTCTGACAGCCCCAAGGGACCGGCTGAGGACCCCGAAGCTATCAGCTTCCTCGGGGCGCTCCGGATACCC ggGGTGGTGGAGTTCTCCCTTTGCCTGCTCTTTGCCAAGCTGGTGAGCTACACCTTCCTCTACTGGCTGCCCCTTTACATCGTGAATGTGG CTCATTTTGGTGCCAAAGAAGCTGGGGACCTGTCAACCCTCTTTGACGTCGGGGGCATTTTAG GCGGGATCTTTGCCGGCCTCATCTCTGACTACACCGGTGGCAGGGCCACCACGTGCTGCGTGATGCTGGTCATCGCTGCTCCCATG TTGTTCCTGTATAACCACGTTGGCCAGAATGGCATCGGCACATCGATAG CGATGCTGATTGTCTGCGGTGCTCTGGTTAACGGGCCCTACGCTCTCATCACGACAGCGGTTTCGGCAGATTTG GGAACCCACGAGTCTCTCAAAGGAAACGCCAAAGCCCTTTCTACCGTCACAGCCATCATCGACGGCACAGGATCCATAG GTGCCGCGCTAGGGCCACTGCTTGCAGGGCTCATCTCCCCCACGGGCTGGAATAACGTCTTCTACATGTTGATAGCAGCCGACGTCTTGGCTTGCCTG CTCCTCGCTCGCGTGGTGGTCAAAGAGGTCCGCGGGTGGTGTGGCTGTATGGCGAGGAAGAGAGG GTTTAAGGAGTTTTGA